ATGCCCCTCCAGATGGAGTACCTGATTAGGGACGAAGGAAAGCTCGTATTCCTGCTTGCACCTCGCGTTGAGGAGTGATTTTCTCCTTTCTTTTCTATGAGGTGGTCTCATGGACATCGTCAAGCTCAGGGAGTTGCTTGAGCAGGAGCTCTCCAGTGTTGAGCTAACGGAACTTGACGGCGACTTCTACCGCGAGTTCGACAGCCTAATCAAAGCTCTCAAACTGAGCGCTGAAAACTCCCGTGAGAGAGGTGAGAACGTCGAGGAGAGGCTTTACCTGGCCCAGCTCCGGATTGCCGAGGAGCTCATGAGGGAGATAATCAAGCTCCGCCTCCACAAGATAGTGGACCTCGCCGTTGAAGGAAAACCCGCTGAGATGACCTCTGAAGAGTTCAAGATTTTCAAAATCCTCAGGGCCTTTGTTGAGAGGGAGGAACTGCCGGAAGTTGACAAAATCGAAGTCGAAAAAGAACTCACGGCTTCTGAGGAGACAGGAGAGAGAACACCGGGCGTGATGACTCCCAAGGAGGCGTACATCGTAACCGTCGATTTACCCACGATTCTCGGACCCGACATGAGGGAATACGGGCCCTTTAAGGCGTGGGATATGGCCGTTCTCCCGGAGGAGATAGGAAGAGTTCTCATTGAGAGGAATGTTGCCCTCAGGGTCAAGCTCTCACTGTGATGCCCTATGTTCTCGGTTTGCATGAGGGACTGCTACGACACCTGCTCGATGGTGAGCGAGCTGAAGAACGGAAGGCTCAGGGTTAAAGCCAACCCGGAACACCCGATAACCGCGGGCTTCCTCTGTCCAAAGGGCGCCCTTCTCCCGAAGTGGTTCCACTCAGAAGACAGGCTAAGGAAACCGTTAATCCGAACCGGTGAGAGGGGAAGCGGAAAGTTCAGAGAAGCGAGCTGGGAAGAGGCGATAAACCTCGTAGCCAGAAAGCTGAGGGAGGTCATTGCAAGGCATGGGAGCGAGAGCGTTCTCGTTTATCAATACGCGGGCGACAGGGGTGTCGTGAACTACGCCTTCCCGCTCAGGCTCTTTCACTACCTCAACGCTTCTATGCTTGATTATGGAATCTGCGATAGGGCCGGGCAGGAAGCTCTAAAGGACGTTTACGGAACGGCGGTTGGCCTCGACCCGGAGGAGCTCAAAAACCAGAGGCTAATCATTTACTGGGGGATAAACGCATTCTGGACGAACCTCCACGGCTTCATGCTGGCCAGAAGAAGCGGTCTCGAAATATGGACCGTTGACGTGGTTAGAACTGAGACCGCAAAGAGAAGCGACAGGTTCTTCCAGGTAAGGCCTGATACTGACGTTCTCCTCGCTTTGGGAGTTGCCAAGGTTATAATCGAGGAAGGGCTTTATGACAGAGCCTTTGTCCGCGAGAACGTTTATGGTTTTGATGAATTCAGGAATTATGTAAAAACACTATCGCTTGATTATGTAAGTAAAGAGACAGGCCTGAGCGTTGAGGATATAGAGGTCTTTGCCAGAGAATACGCCGAAAAGAGGGGCGTAATCCACATCGGCTACGGCTTTCAGCGTTCTTTAGCTGGAGGTGAAGCGGTCAGGGCCATAGCGATGCTTCCAGCTTTAGTCGGCCACCGTTTCGGTTTCATCTACGACATGAAAACGATAGACAAGAGCTACGCCGAGGGGGCCTTTCTAAGGACTAGGCCTGCTAGAAGAATCCCCCAGATGAAGCTGGCCGAGTACATCGAAAATGGAGATGTTAAGTTCCTTTACGTATACAACTCAAACCCTCTCGCGAGTCTGCCGAATCAGAAAAGGTTGAGGAGGGTTTTGAAGCAGAGCGACATCTTCGTCGTTACCCACGACATCTTTCTGACAGATACGGCCCTCTACTCGGACGTTGTTCTGCCGGCGAACACCTTTTTTGAGAGGCTTGACATAGCCGACAGCTACTACCACCGCTACGTGGCTTTAAACGAACCCGTTGCAAAGCTCTATGGGAAGGGCAACAGCGAGGTTACGAGACTGCTTGCGAGGGCGTTGGGCATTAAAAATCCCCACCTTTACGAGAGCGACGAGGATATTATAAGAAAAATCCTCGAGTTTAACGGCCTAAGCTGGGAAGAGCTGAAAAGAAAAGGCTTCGTAAGGGTTCCGGAGAGGCCCGGGAAGTGGAAAACGCCGAGCGGAAAAATCGAGTTCTTCTCCAGGAGGGCCGTTGAAAGGGACCTAAGTCCCTTTCCTGAATACAGGCGATTCAGCGGAAAATATTCCCTCAGGCTTCTCACGCCCACCTACAGGATGACGATAACGAGCCAGTACCACAACACCTATGGAATGATAGACCCTTACCTTTACATCAGCCCAGAAGATGCCAGGGGGAGGGGAATCAGCGAAGGGGACGAAGTGGAAGTCTTCAACGACCGTGGCAGGGTCAGGACGAGGGTAAAAGTAAGCGAAGACGTGCCCAGAGGAGTTGTTCTGCTGTACAAGGCATTCTGGGTGTCCCTGCTCGGCTGGAACGCCAACTTTCTGACGACTGACGAGACAGTTCAAAACTACGGCAACGCTTCCGCATATCATTCAACATGGGTTGATGTGAAAAAAGTTTGAGGCAAAATTCTGGTTTTTCTGTCCACTTTCTGACAAAGCTGAAATGGGGCTTTTTCCACAATGACGACCAGCTGTGCACGGTTTTATATTCCCCGTCAAAGACCTCATATCTTGATTGCATATTCGTCGAGTTTTGTTGTGAAAAACGAACCGAAAGGCTTATATATTCGAACCCAACCATATTTTAGTGAAGACGACACACAAAAAGAAGAGGTGATGAAAAATGGTCGTCATAGGAGAAAAGTTCCCAGAGGTTGAGGTTAAGACCACCCACGGAGTGATAAAGCTCCCGGACTACTTCGCCGAGAAGGGCAAGTGGTTCATACTCTTCAGCCACCCGGCTGACTTCACCCCGGTCTGTACGACCGAGTTCTACGCCATGCAGAAGAGGCTTGACAAGTTCAGGGAGCTCGGCGTCGAGCCGATTGGACTGAGCGTTGACCAGGTCTTCAGCCACATCAAGTGGATGGAGTGGATAAAGGAGAACCTCGGCGTCGAGATTGAGTTCCCGATCATAGCAGATGACCGCGGTGAGCTCGCCGAGAAGCTCGGCATGATTCCGAGCGGAGCAACGATAACTGCTAGGGCCGTCTTCATCGTTGACGACAAGGGCATCATAAGGGCCATCGTCTACTACCCGGCCGAAGTCGGCAGGGACTGGGACGAGATACTTAGGCTCGTCAAGGCCCTCAAGATAAGCACCGAGAAGGGCGTCGCTCTGCCACACAAGTGGCCCGAGAACGAGCTCATCGGCGACAAGGTCATCATTCCGCCGGCCAGCACAATCGAGGAGAAGAAGGCCAGGGAAGAGGCCAAGGCCAAGGGCGAAATCGAGTGCTACGACTGGTGGTTCTGCTACAAGAAGCTTGAATGAATAAATCCTTTCCCTTTAATTATATTTTGTTTCTTCCTAGTCATCTAGATGAATTTGTCTATAGCTTTCATTATCAATGCAAAGACTAAAAAAGAGAAAACAAACGTCATATATATTATAAATACTGCTCCAAACAATGTAGACAAACTCCTAATAAAGATGATATACACTACCAATAATAAGCATATCCCCAAAAACATAATTCCAATTAGAATTGAAAATTGATATTTCTCTATACATAGTGACATTATGTATGTTGATATAACAATAACAGAGATAGATGCTACAAGCACTAAAGAAAGTCTGTTTTTGAAGTAATCATATATGATGGATAACACCATCACAAAAAAGTATGCCCTATAAATTCCCAGAGAATAAGCTATATATCTTTTTAAGACAGAATGACTATAAGCCCTTCTAAATACTTCAGTTGAGTACTTAGTGCGTACGCTTAGGTAGGGCAAATAAATAAAGATACTTGCCATTGCTATAATATTTAATATCCTAGAGGAATATGCTAATAACGTTGTGAAAATCATCATAAAAAAGAATGCCATAGTCATTGCTCCCAATATTATCGGAACATCAGGACCCTGTGCATATAATGGGAATCCTAACACTGTTCCAAAAGTGGTAATAAGACTGCGAGAGTATGCAATCATCGGAAGAATTACAAAGAGAGAAATAGACAATAACACATAGATACTTTCCTCATTTTGACCAAGTATGGTCTCATTAGTGCCAAGTAATGAGATAGCATAAGAGACAAGTACAGACACTGTTAATCCATTTAAAATTAAAAGTTGAATGACGGCAATTTGTTCATAGTCTTTTGCTACATTGCTACTCATAGATTTGCCCCAACTTGCTAGCAAAAATAGATATGCTCCAAAAAGAAGTAGAATAGAACTCTCAAGAATTAACCCCTTGAAATCTGGGCTGAGAGTTTCATATTTGTCTAATATTTGCACAGTTATTCCAAATAAAAAAGTAGATATTAACAGCAAAATATCAACCCGAAGTGTTTCTTTTTGTTGGTTAATATGCATCAAATGCTTCTTTGGTTTTTCTTTTAAGAACCTCTTAGGATATTGAGTTCTTTTTGAGCGGGGCATAAGCATAACCAATGTAATATTTGGTAGAACTTATAAAAAGTTAATTTTGAAAATTTATTAATAAGTTTCTTCACCTTTGTGGCAGTGTCCCTATTCTTCTCTGAACTTCTCGAAAATTAACTCATCCACAAAACCGTAACCCGGGACGTGGTGGTGTTTTCTCAGCCTTCCAGCGAGTTCAAAGCCGTTCTTCTCGAGAACCCTAATTGAAGCGACGTTCGGCTCATAGACTCTTGCGTAGACCTTTCTGAGGTTAAGCCACTCGAAGGCGTAAATCAGGGCGAGCTTTACTGCCTCCGTGGCGTAGCCCCTTCCCCAGTGTTCCCTAGCTATAACATAGCCCAGCTCCGCGTTTCCATCGCGGTGGTTTATTTTGTGAAGGCCAAGAAACCCAACGAAAGAAGATGTTGCATTCTCAAGTATCGCAAAGACTCTGTTGCGTTCCTTTTCGCGTCTGAGCCTTTCATACCACTCAACTTCATCTTCAAGGAACAAGATTCCGTCCGGGTTCGTTAGGAAAAGCCTCACCTGGCGGTCGTTATACCAGAGCCACACTTTTTTAACGTCTTCCCTTACAGGAACGGCGAGGGAAACGAGAGTACCCTTCAGGATAACGGGCCTCATGGGAAGCACCTTAACTTTATTAAGCGGTTATGAGTATTTAAACCCGATGGAAAGGGAGAGACTGATTAAAACCGTTGAGGCAATACTGAGGAGTGCTGGATATAAAACGGCCCGCCTCGAGTTCAGGGGCTCGTGCTTCGACATAGTCGCGAGTAGGTTAGTCCTTCTCCTCTTCATCAAGGTCGTCTCGAACATAGACACGGTCACCGAGGAACAGGCCGAGGATTTAAAGAGGCTCGCCAAGCTCTTCAACGCTTCACCCATCATCGTTGGCCTTCGCTCAAAAAACGCCGAACTTGAGGAGGGTGTCGTCTACGAGCGCTTTGGAATCTACGCCCTTAGGCCGGAGACTCTCTACGATGTTTTCATGAACAATGAGCTCCCGGCAATCTTTGCGGAGCGCGGGGGCCTCTACGTCAGGATAAACGGCCAGCTTTTGAAGGAGCTCAGGGAGAGGCACGGCTATTCAATCAACGAGCTGGCCGGACTGCTTGGGGTTTCCAGGAAAACGCTCTTGAACTACGAGAGGGGCGAGCAGGCGGTTTCCCTTGATGTGGCCATCAGACTTGAGGAGCTCTTTGACGAACCCCTCGCGGAGCCCATTGACGTGCTCAACGCAAAGGTCGAGGCAAAACTCGACGTCAAACCGGAAAGCCCCCTGGAAAAGGAGGTTTTTGAGAGGTTGAAGCACCTCGGCCTCGGCCTTGTAAAGGTCAAGAAGGCGCCCTTCAACGCGGTCTCGAAGGGTGAGGAGTTTAGAATCCTCACCGGCATAGACGAGAAGAAGACGCGCTCCACCCTCAAGAGGGCCGAGATGGTTGCGGAGGTTGGAAAGATAATCAACTCCGACGGCGTTTTCATTCTCGAAAAGACCAGAACGGAGGTCGTTAAGGAAGTGCCCCTCATCCCAAAGGAGAGCCTTAAGGAAGTTAAAGACGCAGACGAGCTCATAGAGATGATTGAGGAACTCAAAAAGGAGATAAAGGCGAAGCTTTTCAGCTGAAGAGGACTTTCTTCCAGCCCTCACGGAGCTTTTCGACGTACCTCTCCGGAGAGGCTATTAAAACGGCCCACCTCGGGGTCTGACGCCTCTTCAATGCGTTTGCGAGGGGGGTTACCTTTGAGAGGGGCTGAACTTCGCCGTTTTCAAGGAGAACCTTTATCCCCGTTTCCTTAAGCCTCGGCTCGCTGAGCATTAAATCCGCTATGCTGAACTCGAGGATAACTTCACCCTCGTTCGCCCCAACGCTTTCAGCCAAAGCCCTCTCAAGTTCCTGCCTCCTCTTCACATTTCTATAGGCACTCAGCAGTTCCCTCTTCTCCTCCAGGGTTAGCTCCTCGGCACTTGCCAGGACAGCGGCCTTGTAGAGCTTTCTGTGGAGGACTTTTCTCGTCAGCTCGGCAGGAAGGCCCTCCAAATCCTCAAGCTCGACCAGAACCCTGCAGTCCGTCATCTTCCAGAAGTCCCACAGGTGACCCTCTTCAAGCGCGAACTCGAGGGCCCTCGTCAGCATTCCCTCGGCTATCTTGACAGTGTGATGGAAGTAAACGCGCGAATACATGAGAGAGCGCGCCACCATCATTCCCTCAACGGCCTCAACGCCCTTCTCATCAACGACAAGCTCGTTTTCGTGTATTTCAAGAACCTTGAGTAGTCTCTCGAGGTCGATTATTCCGTGGGCGACGCCGGTGTAGTGGGCGTCCCTGATTAGGTAGTCAAGCTGGTCAACGTCAACACCGCCGTGGAGCATCTGGCCCAGGTAGGGCTTCTTGGATTTTCCGAGGATTAGGTCGGCCACTTCCTCAGGCTTTATGCCGTAACTCTCAAGTATCTCCGGAATCCTGCCCCCGTCCTCCTCACCGGTTATGTTTATCCTGCCCATTATGATGTCCTGGCCGAGGCGCATGTGGTCCCTCTCTTTGACGTAGTGTCGGTAGATTCCCTCGAAGGTGTGGCTCAGTGGCCCGTGGCCGATGTCATGGAGGAGGGCCCCAACCTGAAGGAGAAGGCTTTCCTCTTCATTCAGACCAACTTCATCCGCAAGGCGCTTTGCTATGTGCCACGTTCCGAGGGAGTGCTCGAAGCGAGAATGGTTGGCTCCGGGATAAACGAGGTACGCCAAACCGAGCTGTCTTATGTGTCTGAGCCTCTGGAACTCGGGGGTTTTAACTAGGTCGAGGATTACACCGGTAACCTTCATGCTCCCGTGGATTCCGTCGTGGATAATCTTGGCCTTTCCCATTTCCACCACCGGCTGGAAATCTGAGAAAAGCCTTAAATAACTTTTCGGCATTATGACAATGGAGTTAAAAAGGGAAAAATCAGAAGTCCTTTCCAGCAACGTATATCCTCTTGGTTTTGCCCGGTTTTGTGGGAAGGTCCTCCCGCAGTTTTTCAAGCGGTACCGCCTCTATTATCAGCTCCGACGTTTTGGCCTCCTCCACCTCGTAGCGAACGGGATTGTTGGCCTCATAGATGAGCTCCCTGACTTCGTCCTCTATACCTGATGGTTTTTCTCCCTCGTAGGCAACCCTTATGATTGCCTTTGGCCTTGGATTCTCGGGACTGAGCGGGTAGTAGAGGATTACAAAGTCCTTAAGTGAGGGATGTCCGTAAACAATGTCCATAACCTGGTCAATGTGGAGCTTTGCACCGGAGAGGACAATAACATCCTTCACACGGATTATACTGACGACTTCCCCGTTTTCAAGCCTCGCAAGGTCTCCTATGTCGTAGTTGAAGAGGGGCAAACCCGTAAGTTCTCCCTCGCGCATGACCTTCGTGATGTAGAGCCTCTTGTACTCGGGGTAGTCTTCATCGCCCGTCTCCTCAAGCACGAGTATAGACTCCTCAAAGCGGAAGGGGCTGGCACCCTTTTCAGTGACGATGCGGAATCCAGTCACGTCGTCTTCAGTTGAACCGAAGTTGTCTATTATCACCGCGTTGGGGAAGAGCTCAAGTGTGGCCTTTGCTAGCTCAGGCGTGAGGGTTTCACCGCCGACGACTATTGTCCTTATATCCTCCTTGAGCTTCTCGGGAAGGATAAGTCCGAGGTTGTAGGCGGTAGCGGTTAACGCCCATATTGAGGTTGGCTTTATATCTTCGAGCTCCCTCAGGAGTAGCTCGCGATTCTGGAGATACGTTATTGGAACCTGGAAATAAGATGCTCCCGCGTTGTTGACTTCAAGCCCGCTGATGGCGAAGTTTCCCGAGGAGGACGGCAGTGGGGGGAAGAACGACGCAACCCTTTCTCCCTTCTCAAAGTACTCCTCCACCCATGGCCTCATCTGGCGGGCGGTTCGTTTTTTGTCGTCCGTTGTGAAGGGTATTCTCTTTGGCCTGCCCGTCGTCCCGCTGGTTCGCATAACCGCGTGATAAATCCTTCCCTCCCTGATGTAATCCGGCCAGACTTTCTCCCGGTTATACAGATCATGGGGCTTTA
This is a stretch of genomic DNA from Thermococcus sp.. It encodes these proteins:
- a CDS encoding HD domain-containing protein, with amino-acid sequence MGKAKIIHDGIHGSMKVTGVILDLVKTPEFQRLRHIRQLGLAYLVYPGANHSRFEHSLGTWHIAKRLADEVGLNEEESLLLQVGALLHDIGHGPLSHTFEGIYRHYVKERDHMRLGQDIIMGRINITGEEDGGRIPEILESYGIKPEEVADLILGKSKKPYLGQMLHGGVDVDQLDYLIRDAHYTGVAHGIIDLERLLKVLEIHENELVVDEKGVEAVEGMMVARSLMYSRVYFHHTVKIAEGMLTRALEFALEEGHLWDFWKMTDCRVLVELEDLEGLPAELTRKVLHRKLYKAAVLASAEELTLEEKRELLSAYRNVKRRQELERALAESVGANEGEVILEFSIADLMLSEPRLKETGIKVLLENGEVQPLSKVTPLANALKRRQTPRWAVLIASPERYVEKLREGWKKVLFS
- a CDS encoding peroxiredoxin, whose protein sequence is MVVIGEKFPEVEVKTTHGVIKLPDYFAEKGKWFILFSHPADFTPVCTTEFYAMQKRLDKFRELGVEPIGLSVDQVFSHIKWMEWIKENLGVEIEFPIIADDRGELAEKLGMIPSGATITARAVFIVDDKGIIRAIVYYPAEVGRDWDEILRLVKALKISTEKGVALPHKWPENELIGDKVIIPPASTIEEKKAREEAKAKGEIECYDWWFCYKKLE
- a CDS encoding transcriptional regulator — its product is MERERLIKTVEAILRSAGYKTARLEFRGSCFDIVASRLVLLLFIKVVSNIDTVTEEQAEDLKRLAKLFNASPIIVGLRSKNAELEEGVVYERFGIYALRPETLYDVFMNNELPAIFAERGGLYVRINGQLLKELRERHGYSINELAGLLGVSRKTLLNYERGEQAVSLDVAIRLEELFDEPLAEPIDVLNAKVEAKLDVKPESPLEKEVFERLKHLGLGLVKVKKAPFNAVSKGEEFRILTGIDEKKTRSTLKRAEMVAEVGKIINSDGVFILEKTRTEVVKEVPLIPKESLKEVKDADELIEMIEELKKEIKAKLFS
- a CDS encoding AMP-binding protein encodes the protein LQGFKYTVEKAVETTPFWAEKFEGVEIESLTPEGLAKLTRKVTIKPHDLYNREKVWPDYIREGRIYHAVMRTSGTTGRPKRIPFTTDDKKRTARQMRPWVEEYFEKGERVASFFPPLPSSSGNFAISGLEVNNAGASYFQVPITYLQNRELLLRELEDIKPTSIWALTATAYNLGLILPEKLKEDIRTIVVGGETLTPELAKATLELFPNAVIIDNFGSTEDDVTGFRIVTEKGASPFRFEESILVLEETGDEDYPEYKRLYITKVMREGELTGLPLFNYDIGDLARLENGEVVSIIRVKDVIVLSGAKLHIDQVMDIVYGHPSLKDFVILYYPLSPENPRPKAIIRVAYEGEKPSGIEDEVRELIYEANNPVRYEVEEAKTSELIIEAVPLEKLREDLPTKPGKTKRIYVAGKDF
- a CDS encoding molybdopterin-dependent oxidoreductase, with product MFSVCMRDCYDTCSMVSELKNGRLRVKANPEHPITAGFLCPKGALLPKWFHSEDRLRKPLIRTGERGSGKFREASWEEAINLVARKLREVIARHGSESVLVYQYAGDRGVVNYAFPLRLFHYLNASMLDYGICDRAGQEALKDVYGTAVGLDPEELKNQRLIIYWGINAFWTNLHGFMLARRSGLEIWTVDVVRTETAKRSDRFFQVRPDTDVLLALGVAKVIIEEGLYDRAFVRENVYGFDEFRNYVKTLSLDYVSKETGLSVEDIEVFAREYAEKRGVIHIGYGFQRSLAGGEAVRAIAMLPALVGHRFGFIYDMKTIDKSYAEGAFLRTRPARRIPQMKLAEYIENGDVKFLYVYNSNPLASLPNQKRLRRVLKQSDIFVVTHDIFLTDTALYSDVVLPANTFFERLDIADSYYHRYVALNEPVAKLYGKGNSEVTRLLARALGIKNPHLYESDEDIIRKILEFNGLSWEELKRKGFVRVPERPGKWKTPSGKIEFFSRRAVERDLSPFPEYRRFSGKYSLRLLTPTYRMTITSQYHNTYGMIDPYLYISPEDARGRGISEGDEVEVFNDRGRVRTRVKVSEDVPRGVVLLYKAFWVSLLGWNANFLTTDETVQNYGNASAYHSTWVDVKKV
- a CDS encoding GNAT family protein, coding for MRPVILKGTLVSLAVPVREDVKKVWLWYNDRQVRLFLTNPDGILFLEDEVEWYERLRREKERNRVFAILENATSSFVGFLGLHKINHRDGNAELGYVIAREHWGRGYATEAVKLALIYAFEWLNLRKVYARVYEPNVASIRVLEKNGFELAGRLRKHHHVPGYGFVDELIFEKFREE